A section of the Prochlorococcus marinus XMU1402 genome encodes:
- a CDS encoding Ppx/GppA phosphatase family protein, with protein MIQKQDLRYFQEKQILVASIDIGTNSTHLLVAEINLELKSFSIKFTDKSTTRLGEKDEEGNLTEESIQRALVTLKRFKEYCKSNEVKQIVTAATSAVREAPNGQDFIRRVFDETDIQIEMISGSEEARLIYLGVLSGMAFEDQSFVIIDIGGGSTELILADKKDAIALTSARIGAVRLKNDFLNKESINSERSSFLTTFIRGSLEPSVRKIKSRSKGDKILSMIATSGTATSLGNLIADDLGESKQKLHGYKFKRENLQNVLEKLIKLPVSEIKKIPSLSERRAEIIVPGALILNTAMEMLNFNELTISERALREGLVVDWMLRKGIIKNELNIQGNIRKTTIVHQARKFGVDSTRAEKVIDIAFQIYDQTKNIFHSDNDPKAKEFLWAASNLYNCGKYVNIGSYHKHSWYLIKNCELLGYSEAETNIIASIARYHRKTLPKKRHESWQNLISKEDKTLVLEMSLILRLAASLDQRPDKVISSIQIKLQGNTLSFELLPLNRNHDLLLEKWNLGLCRNVIKELKNLDLKVI; from the coding sequence TTAAGATATTTTCAAGAAAAGCAAATTTTAGTAGCTTCTATAGATATTGGAACTAACTCTACACATCTCTTGGTAGCAGAAATTAATCTAGAATTAAAATCATTTTCAATAAAATTCACTGATAAATCAACCACTCGTCTAGGAGAAAAAGATGAGGAGGGTAATCTTACTGAAGAATCAATCCAGAGAGCATTAGTTACTCTTAAGCGATTTAAGGAATATTGTAAAAGTAATGAAGTAAAACAAATAGTAACAGCAGCAACAAGTGCAGTTAGGGAAGCTCCAAACGGTCAAGATTTTATTAGAAGAGTTTTTGATGAAACTGATATTCAAATAGAAATGATAAGTGGTTCTGAGGAAGCCAGATTAATTTACCTTGGTGTCCTTTCTGGTATGGCTTTTGAAGATCAGTCTTTTGTAATCATTGATATTGGAGGAGGATCTACAGAATTAATACTTGCTGATAAAAAAGATGCTATAGCTCTTACCAGTGCCAGAATTGGTGCGGTAAGACTTAAAAATGATTTCTTAAATAAAGAATCTATAAATTCAGAAAGATCGAGTTTTCTAACAACTTTTATTAGAGGATCTTTAGAACCATCTGTTCGAAAAATAAAAAGTAGATCTAAGGGAGATAAGATTTTATCTATGATTGCAACCAGTGGCACTGCAACCTCATTAGGAAATTTGATTGCAGATGATTTGGGAGAATCTAAACAAAAGTTGCATGGTTATAAATTTAAAAGGGAAAATTTACAAAATGTATTGGAAAAACTAATTAAATTGCCAGTTTCGGAAATCAAGAAAATACCTTCATTAAGTGAGAGAAGAGCAGAAATAATTGTTCCAGGAGCATTGATATTAAACACAGCAATGGAGATGTTGAATTTTAATGAATTAACAATAAGTGAGAGGGCTCTTAGAGAGGGTTTAGTTGTTGATTGGATGCTTCGTAAAGGGATAATAAAAAACGAGTTAAATATTCAAGGCAATATTAGAAAAACAACCATAGTTCATCAGGCCAGAAAGTTTGGCGTAGATAGTACAAGAGCTGAGAAAGTTATCGATATTGCCTTTCAAATCTACGATCAGACTAAAAATATCTTTCATAGCGATAATGACCCAAAAGCCAAAGAATTTCTTTGGGCAGCTTCTAATCTTTATAATTGTGGAAAATACGTGAATATTGGTTCATATCACAAACACTCTTGGTACTTAATAAAAAATTGTGAGTTGTTGGGGTATTCTGAAGCAGAAACAAATATTATTGCTTCAATTGCTAGATACCATAGAAAGACTCTACCCAAGAAAAGACATGAGTCTTGGCAAAATTTAATATCCAAAGAAGATAAAACATTAGTTCTTGAAATGTCATTGATTTTGAGACTAGCAGCATCTCTTGATCAAAGACCTGACAAAGTGATCTCCTCAATTCAAATAAAATTGCAGGGAAATACTCTTTCATTTGAACTTTTACCTTTAAATAGGAACCATGATCTTCTTCTTGAAAAATGGAACTTAGGATTATGTCGTAATGTAATAAAAGAACTAAAGAATTTGGATTTAAAAGTTATTTAG
- a CDS encoding helix-turn-helix domain-containing protein, translating to MKEIKSNPEENTKREQSSLKRIGNFIKEARLSREQSIEELASDLKIGSHQLKAIEDGNEEELPEKVFVKAMVRRISQKLKLDTEFIMNELKTERQEIKIDEIVEEVAKKTNKTRQSKDLSPVGFFIFILISGLFGLIASSLIFNLFSDSSQNQTPKQELIKKTK from the coding sequence TTGAAAGAAATAAAATCTAATCCAGAAGAAAATACCAAAAGAGAACAATCCTCTTTAAAGAGAATTGGAAATTTTATTAAAGAGGCAAGGTTAAGTAGAGAGCAATCTATTGAAGAATTGGCTTCTGATTTAAAAATTGGATCTCATCAACTTAAAGCTATTGAAGACGGTAATGAAGAAGAACTACCTGAAAAAGTATTTGTCAAAGCAATGGTTCGCAGAATTTCACAGAAGCTGAAACTTGATACAGAATTTATAATGAATGAATTAAAGACCGAAAGGCAAGAGATAAAAATTGACGAAATAGTTGAAGAAGTTGCTAAAAAAACTAATAAAACAAGACAATCTAAGGATCTAAGTCCAGTAGGGTTTTTTATATTCATTTTAATTTCAGGCCTTTTCGGACTAATCGCCTCGTCCTTAATTTTCAATTTATTTTCAGACTCTTCTCAGAATCAAACTCCAAAACAAGAACTTATTAAAAAAACTAAATAA
- the cobM gene encoding precorrin-4 C(11)-methyltransferase: protein MDKKISFIGVGPGDPELLTLKALKKIKIADVIIWTDSLIPEKILDFSKEDSEKIKTSSLNLEQITSIMIEKFQAGKTVVRLHDGDPCLFGAIREQIEILKNEKIEIEVVPGVSAFQVAAAHHEVELTIPDVTQTIILTRAGGRTGMPEKESLRELAKHNSSICLYLSARHVKRSQETLLEFYPPETKVIVGFRVSWDDGWTSLIELKDMENFSIEKKLIRTTIYIISPAISNSQKRSNLYNPSYRHLFRNK, encoded by the coding sequence ATGGATAAAAAAATATCCTTTATTGGTGTTGGTCCAGGCGATCCAGAATTATTAACTTTAAAAGCATTAAAAAAGATAAAAATTGCAGATGTCATTATCTGGACTGATTCCCTAATTCCTGAAAAGATTTTAGATTTTTCTAAAGAAGATTCTGAAAAAATAAAAACAAGTTCGCTCAACTTAGAGCAAATCACTTCAATTATGATAGAAAAATTTCAGGCAGGTAAAACTGTTGTAAGATTGCATGATGGAGACCCTTGCCTTTTTGGAGCAATTAGGGAGCAAATCGAAATTTTAAAAAACGAAAAAATTGAAATCGAGGTTGTTCCTGGAGTAAGTGCTTTTCAAGTTGCTGCAGCACATCATGAAGTTGAGTTAACCATCCCTGACGTAACGCAAACAATAATTTTAACTAGAGCAGGAGGGAGAACAGGGATGCCCGAAAAAGAGTCTCTGAGAGAACTTGCGAAACACAATTCCTCTATATGTCTTTATCTAAGTGCTAGGCATGTGAAAAGGTCTCAAGAAACTCTACTAGAGTTTTACCCTCCAGAGACTAAAGTGATTGTTGGATTTAGAGTTTCTTGGGATGATGGTTGGACATCATTGATAGAATTAAAAGATATGGAAAATTTTTCTATTGAGAAAAAACTTATTAGAACAACCATTTACATAATTAGCCCAGCAATTAGTAATTCTCAAAAAAGATCTAATCTTTATAATCCATCCTATAGGCATCTCTTTAGGAATAAATAA
- the lgt gene encoding prolipoprotein diacylglyceryl transferase, with product MLLLQAFIQSPGETFLNLGFITIRWYGLLISVSVLIGLFVSKKLAKARNINPEYISEILPSLIISSIIGARAYYVIFEWRQYSGENFFTSFELFNNIIQIPSFLAVWEGGIAIHGGLIGGLISIIYFCKSKKINLKTFIDILIPSIILGQSIGRWGNFFNNEAFGVPTNLPWKLFIPIQNRPLEFLNYEFFHPTFLYESLWNLLIFIVLIITFNKQNKTDFFRPGFISCLYLISYSFGRFWIEGLRTDPLCIGGLPPFCDGGIKVAQFISIFLFSSGLIGIFFLRLRTYSGKNRKNG from the coding sequence ATGCTTCTACTTCAAGCTTTTATACAATCTCCAGGAGAAACTTTTTTAAATTTAGGATTTATAACTATTAGATGGTATGGACTGCTTATTTCGGTTTCAGTTTTAATTGGCCTATTCGTCTCTAAAAAACTAGCAAAGGCAAGAAATATTAACCCAGAGTACATTAGTGAAATACTTCCATCATTAATAATCTCTTCAATAATTGGAGCTAGAGCTTATTACGTAATTTTTGAGTGGAGGCAATATAGCGGAGAGAACTTTTTTACTTCTTTTGAACTATTCAATAATATTATTCAAATACCTTCTTTTCTTGCAGTTTGGGAAGGAGGCATAGCAATCCATGGAGGTCTAATTGGAGGATTAATATCTATTATTTATTTCTGTAAGTCGAAAAAAATTAATTTAAAAACTTTTATAGATATACTAATACCCTCGATTATTCTTGGACAATCAATAGGAAGGTGGGGAAATTTTTTCAATAATGAAGCCTTTGGAGTTCCTACAAATTTGCCTTGGAAATTATTTATACCTATCCAAAATAGGCCTTTAGAATTTCTTAATTATGAATTTTTTCATCCTACATTTCTCTATGAGTCATTGTGGAATCTTTTAATTTTCATCGTCCTTATTATTACCTTTAATAAACAAAATAAGACAGATTTTTTTAGGCCTGGCTTTATTAGCTGTCTTTATTTAATAAGTTATAGCTTTGGAAGATTCTGGATTGAAGGTTTAAGAACTGACCCACTATGCATTGGTGGACTTCCGCCTTTCTGTGATGGCGGTATTAAAGTGGCTCAATTTATAAGTATTTTTCTATTTTCTTCTGGATTAATTGGAATATTTTTTTTAAGATTGAGAACATATAGTGGAAAAAATAGAAAGAATGGATAA
- the petA gene encoding cytochrome f: MKDLKNQIMKKTSLFICTLLFISSIVFYPNITFAYPFWAQQNYESPREATGKIVCANCHLAQMPTIAEVPQSVGADSVFKAVVKIPYKNDLKEIGADGSEVPLQVGAVVMLPDGFKLAPQERWTEEIKEETEGVYFTNYSEEKDNIIIVGPLPGDTNKEIVFPVLSPDPSTNKEYHYGKYSLHIGGNRGRGQVYPTGDKSNNVVFTSSTSGTINSIETIEDGSYKVTIENDNGEITTEAVPVGPQLIVKAQDKINAGDPLTNDPNVGGFGQLDAEVVLQSPYRVIGLIAFFIGVGLTQILLVLKKKQVEKVQAAEGI, encoded by the coding sequence ATGAAAGATCTTAAAAATCAAATCATGAAAAAAACAAGTTTATTTATCTGTACTCTGCTTTTCATTTCGAGCATTGTATTTTATCCAAATATTACTTTTGCTTATCCATTTTGGGCTCAGCAAAACTATGAATCCCCAAGAGAAGCCACAGGAAAGATAGTCTGTGCAAATTGTCATCTAGCTCAGATGCCTACAATTGCAGAGGTTCCACAATCTGTTGGAGCAGATAGTGTTTTCAAGGCTGTAGTCAAAATACCCTACAAAAATGATTTAAAAGAGATCGGTGCTGATGGTTCTGAAGTACCATTACAAGTTGGTGCTGTTGTAATGCTGCCAGATGGCTTTAAACTTGCTCCACAAGAAAGATGGACTGAAGAAATCAAAGAGGAGACAGAAGGGGTTTATTTCACTAATTACAGTGAAGAGAAAGATAATATCATCATTGTAGGACCTTTACCAGGCGATACTAATAAAGAAATAGTTTTTCCTGTACTTTCCCCTGATCCATCCACTAATAAAGAATATCACTATGGAAAATACTCGTTACATATCGGAGGCAATAGAGGTAGAGGTCAGGTATACCCAACTGGAGACAAAAGCAATAATGTAGTTTTCACTTCTTCCACCTCAGGAACTATAAATTCAATAGAAACAATTGAAGATGGTAGCTATAAGGTCACTATAGAAAATGATAATGGTGAGATAACTACTGAAGCAGTGCCTGTTGGTCCTCAACTTATCGTAAAAGCACAAGACAAAATTAATGCAGGTGACCCTCTTACTAATGATCCCAACGTTGGCGGCTTTGGACAATTAGATGCTGAGGTTGTACTTCAGAGCCCTTATAGAGTTATTGGATTGATTGCATTCTTCATTGGTGTAGGCCTAACACAAATACTTTTAGTATTAAAGAAAAAACAAGTAGAAAAAGTGCAAGCAGCAGAGGGTATCTAA
- the petC gene encoding cytochrome b6-f complex iron-sulfur subunit has translation MTQLSSNDVPSMGRRQFMNLLTFGTATGVALGALYPVANYFMPLRAGGGGGGTSAKDELGNPITKTGWLATHQEGDRSLVQGLKGDPTYLIVNEGGEIGEFGLNAICTHLGCVVPWDSGANKFICPCHGSQYDTNGKVVRGPAPLSLALTHVDVEDDAVLIKQWSETDFRTNENPWWA, from the coding sequence ATGACTCAATTAAGTTCCAATGATGTCCCTTCAATGGGTCGAAGGCAATTTATGAATCTTCTTACATTTGGTACTGCAACTGGTGTAGCGTTAGGAGCCCTTTACCCTGTAGCGAATTACTTCATGCCTTTAAGAGCAGGTGGTGGTGGTGGTGGAACTTCTGCTAAAGATGAATTAGGGAATCCAATAACTAAGACAGGTTGGTTAGCTACCCATCAAGAAGGTGATAGAAGTCTAGTGCAGGGTCTAAAGGGAGATCCAACTTATTTAATAGTTAATGAGGGTGGGGAAATAGGAGAATTTGGTTTAAATGCAATTTGCACTCATTTAGGTTGCGTTGTCCCATGGGATAGTGGTGCTAATAAATTCATATGTCCTTGTCATGGCAGTCAGTACGATACTAATGGGAAGGTAGTAAGAGGCCCTGCTCCTTTATCTTTAGCCCTAACGCATGTCGATGTTGAAGATGATGCTGTACTAATCAAGCAATGGTCAGAAACTGACTTTAGAACTAATGAAAATCCATGGTGGGCATAA
- a CDS encoding DUF3067 family protein: protein MNPLLVDEVIHYLIHRWGKKYDFRLFKRGKFLYFQMMWGFLGQESFPLSEDEYKKSIADKIEILNRCGYSEEVREWLKKVNAKPRLGRAVSLQLNLNEKMKEFLT from the coding sequence ATGAACCCATTGCTAGTAGATGAAGTAATACATTATTTGATTCATCGTTGGGGGAAAAAATATGATTTTAGACTCTTTAAAAGAGGGAAATTTTTGTATTTTCAAATGATGTGGGGATTTCTTGGACAGGAATCATTCCCTTTAAGTGAAGATGAATATAAAAAATCGATAGCTGATAAAATCGAGATTTTAAATAGATGTGGATATTCAGAAGAAGTAAGGGAATGGCTAAAGAAAGTTAATGCTAAGCCAAGGTTAGGTAGAGCTGTCAGCTTGCAATTAAATCTTAATGAGAAGATGAAAGAGTTTTTGACTTAA
- the tatC gene encoding twin-arginine translocase subunit TatC, translated as MRGTGQSENKLSDSMTFSDHLEELRQRILNSIYSILISIFFSFLIIKPLISFLEIPAGDIHLLQLAPGEFLFVAIKVAGYSGLIVSMPYIFYQIILFISPGLTKQEKSLILPAVFGSGLLFFLGLIFSWWILVPAAINFFISFGADIVEPTWSIERYFDFVLLLMSSTAIAFQLPVLQFILGSLGIITTEKMISNWKIVVISSAILSAVITPSTDPLTMSLLSISIVFLFFVGTGLTYLSENLKSKTLSSSH; from the coding sequence ATGAGAGGTACAGGTCAAAGTGAAAATAAATTATCAGATTCAATGACTTTTAGTGATCATTTAGAGGAGCTTCGTCAAAGGATATTAAACTCAATTTACTCAATACTTATTTCAATATTCTTTAGTTTTCTTATCATAAAGCCATTAATATCTTTTTTAGAAATCCCAGCTGGTGATATTCATTTACTACAACTTGCTCCGGGAGAGTTCTTATTTGTCGCTATTAAAGTTGCAGGTTACAGCGGATTAATAGTTTCTATGCCTTATATTTTTTATCAAATAATATTATTTATTTCTCCTGGTTTAACAAAACAAGAAAAAAGTCTTATCTTGCCCGCAGTTTTTGGTTCAGGTCTTCTGTTTTTTTTAGGATTAATTTTTTCCTGGTGGATATTAGTCCCTGCAGCAATAAATTTCTTCATTAGTTTTGGTGCTGATATTGTTGAACCAACTTGGTCTATAGAAAGATATTTTGATTTTGTTCTCTTATTGATGTCTAGCACTGCAATAGCTTTTCAATTGCCAGTATTACAATTTATTCTTGGTTCACTTGGAATAATTACAACAGAAAAAATGATTTCGAATTGGAAGATTGTTGTAATTTCCTCTGCAATATTATCTGCAGTGATTACCCCTTCAACAGACCCATTGACTATGTCATTGCTATCTATATCAATTGTGTTTTTGTTTTTTGTTGGTACTGGATTAACTTACTTATCAGAAAATCTTAAGTCAAAAACTCTTTCATCTTCTCATTAA
- a CDS encoding NFACT RNA binding domain-containing protein: MDITSIRSVLHYLSKSILPSKFETAQQPEPNTIQLCFRGIDSQAWLEVSWNGESPRILKINKPEKIGRESTLSKQIRYGLKYMALISIDQDDFERVIKFGFAKKPGDEISKYLIFELMGKHSNIFYLDNKHKIIAVGKQIKSSQSSFRTVSTGSIYSGPPVNLKKQPREDESFKSWKDSISIVPESLKYCLINTYQGVSPILTKQLEVLSKTCNSEIMEKNIDFIGDSDLKEIFKNWKIWINRFKNNNFNFSIFNKDFYCVWFFNEEINWKKKIDLCTGIENYYDYHLKQKRLELLGKKIEGIIFKQINIEKKNLNIQYDLLTKSENYEIYKEKADNIFSSNKVKKQDIIRGQKLYKKSKKLKRSRELIKQRLSIYKTNIERLDEFTTLLENLNSLNHEKLFMRIKLLEEIMEEICNEFNINIKRHREDKKSTYEIESSPIQVETPTGLKLQVGRNMRQNDLISFKFSRKGDLWFHAQESPGSHVVLKSSSQEASEQDLQIAADLAALFSKAKRNIKVPINLVKIKDLQKIKKGGPGCVSFKSGEIIWGNPTRGEDYIKKNLKTVI; the protein is encoded by the coding sequence ATGGATATTACATCGATTAGATCTGTTTTGCATTATTTATCAAAGAGTATTTTACCTTCAAAGTTTGAAACTGCCCAACAACCAGAGCCTAATACAATTCAATTATGCTTCAGAGGAATTGATTCCCAAGCTTGGTTAGAGGTTTCATGGAATGGTGAATCTCCAAGAATATTAAAGATAAATAAGCCGGAAAAAATTGGAAGAGAAAGTACACTTTCTAAACAAATAAGATACGGATTAAAATATATGGCTTTAATTTCGATTGATCAAGATGATTTTGAGAGAGTTATAAAATTTGGTTTTGCAAAAAAACCTGGAGATGAAATTAGTAAGTATTTAATTTTTGAGTTAATGGGGAAACATAGTAATATTTTTTATTTGGATAACAAACATAAAATAATTGCAGTTGGTAAACAAATTAAATCAAGTCAATCTAGTTTTAGAACAGTTTCCACAGGATCAATTTACTCTGGCCCTCCAGTTAATCTCAAAAAACAACCTAGAGAAGATGAGTCTTTTAAATCATGGAAAGACTCAATTTCAATAGTACCTGAGTCTTTGAAATACTGTTTAATAAATACCTATCAGGGAGTAAGCCCTATCCTCACAAAACAATTAGAGGTTCTTAGCAAAACTTGCAATTCGGAAATAATGGAAAAAAATATCGATTTTATTGGCGATTCAGACTTAAAGGAGATATTTAAAAATTGGAAGATTTGGATAAATAGGTTTAAAAACAATAATTTTAACTTTTCTATCTTTAATAAAGATTTTTATTGCGTTTGGTTTTTCAATGAAGAAATTAATTGGAAAAAAAAGATAGATTTATGCACCGGTATAGAGAATTATTATGATTATCATCTGAAGCAAAAAAGACTTGAATTGTTGGGAAAGAAAATTGAAGGGATTATTTTTAAACAGATCAATATTGAGAAAAAGAATTTAAATATTCAATATGATCTTCTGACAAAATCAGAGAACTACGAGATATATAAAGAAAAAGCTGATAATATATTTTCTTCAAATAAAGTTAAAAAACAAGATATTATTAGAGGACAAAAACTATATAAAAAGTCAAAAAAATTAAAGAGATCTAGAGAATTAATAAAACAAAGATTAAGTATTTACAAAACTAATATAGAAAGATTAGATGAATTCACTACGCTTCTAGAAAATTTAAATTCTTTAAATCATGAAAAACTTTTTATGCGAATCAAACTACTAGAAGAAATTATGGAAGAAATTTGTAACGAGTTTAATATCAATATCAAGAGGCATAGAGAAGATAAGAAAAGTACATATGAGATAGAATCTTCACCAATTCAAGTTGAAACTCCCACAGGATTGAAACTTCAGGTAGGAAGAAATATGAGGCAAAATGACTTAATAAGCTTTAAGTTCTCAAGAAAAGGCGATTTATGGTTTCATGCTCAGGAATCACCAGGCAGTCATGTAGTATTGAAGTCTTCATCTCAGGAAGCATCTGAGCAAGATCTTCAAATAGCTGCAGATTTAGCTGCTTTATTTAGTAAGGCAAAAAGAAACATTAAAGTTCCAATTAATTTAGTAAAGATTAAAGATTTGCAAAAAATCAAAAAAGGAGGACCGGGTTGTGTTTCCTTTAAAAGTGGAGAAATTATTTGGGGAAATCCTACAAGAGGAGAAGATTACATTAAAAAAAATCTTAAAACGGTAATTTAG
- the gmk gene encoding guanylate kinase translates to MNNQKKLIILTGPSGVGKGTVVKELLLKDKNIWLSISATTREPRAGEKEGENYYFLTEEKFKEMIEQNLFLEWAQFAGNYYGTPLSSVNEKIKKGFSVLLEIEVEGAKQIKDKFPNSLSIFLLPPDKAELERRIRNRGTEKEEAIKKRLSRANYEISASNKFDVALTNHNVDETAKRIIKLIQT, encoded by the coding sequence ATGAACAATCAAAAAAAGCTAATTATTCTTACTGGGCCAAGCGGGGTGGGAAAAGGAACTGTTGTTAAAGAGCTATTACTTAAAGATAAAAATATTTGGCTTTCAATATCTGCAACTACTAGAGAACCTAGAGCGGGAGAGAAAGAGGGAGAAAATTATTATTTTTTGACTGAAGAAAAGTTTAAAGAAATGATTGAACAAAACCTATTTCTTGAATGGGCTCAATTTGCTGGAAACTATTATGGAACTCCCTTATCCTCTGTTAATGAGAAAATCAAAAAGGGATTTTCAGTACTACTCGAAATTGAAGTGGAAGGAGCAAAACAAATAAAAGATAAATTCCCTAATTCCCTGTCAATATTTTTACTTCCTCCTGATAAAGCAGAGTTAGAGAGAAGGATAAGAAATAGAGGAACAGAAAAAGAAGAGGCAATTAAAAAAAGACTCTCAAGGGCTAATTATGAGATTTCAGCATCAAATAAATTTGATGTTGCATTAACAAATCACAATGTAGATGAAACAGCTAAAAGAATAATCAAGTTAATACAAACTTGA
- the psaJ gene encoding photosystem I reaction center subunit IX codes for MFKILNTKFVRSAPVVAAIWLSLTAGIIIEFNRFFPDLLFHPMS; via the coding sequence ATGTTCAAAATTCTAAACACAAAATTTGTTAGATCAGCTCCAGTAGTAGCAGCAATTTGGCTAAGCCTTACAGCTGGAATAATTATTGAATTTAATAGGTTTTTCCCAGATTTATTATTCCATCCAATGAGCTGA
- a CDS encoding Photosystem I reaction center subunit III, which translates to MKFFFSIITSVFLFLGITPIALAANGPALNADRASTEYTASALTKCSENPKFIERASSASTQKDIARFERYGKASCGDDGLPHLIIGPPLEPWGALLNRGHEGDLLIPGVLFIYIAGIIGWSGREYLIESKKTKNPADLEIIIDLDLARKCLVKGAQWPLLANKQGRNGDLREKDNNITLNGPR; encoded by the coding sequence ATGAAATTCTTTTTTTCAATCATAACCTCGGTTTTTCTATTCCTAGGAATCACTCCTATTGCTCTAGCTGCAAATGGACCTGCATTAAACGCAGACAGAGCTAGTACGGAATATACTGCTTCAGCTCTCACAAAATGCTCTGAAAACCCTAAATTCATTGAGAGAGCAAGTTCTGCAAGTACTCAAAAAGACATAGCAAGATTTGAAAGGTATGGAAAAGCATCATGCGGAGATGATGGACTTCCACATTTAATTATTGGACCTCCACTCGAGCCATGGGGAGCTCTTCTAAATAGAGGTCATGAGGGAGATCTACTTATACCTGGGGTATTATTCATTTACATTGCGGGAATTATAGGCTGGTCGGGAAGAGAGTATTTGATTGAATCAAAAAAAACTAAGAATCCAGCAGATCTTGAGATCATTATTGATCTAGACTTAGCGAGAAAATGTCTAGTAAAAGGTGCACAATGGCCTCTTCTTGCTAATAAACAAGGTAGAAATGGAGATTTAAGAGAGAAAGACAACAATATTACACTTAATGGTCCCCGTTAA
- the tsaD gene encoding tRNA (adenosine(37)-N6)-threonylcarbamoyltransferase complex transferase subunit TsaD: MRKVLAIETSCDETSVSIVSNIGDTFKIHSNIIASQIEDHSKWGGVVPELAARKHLELLPFVLEKALTESKIKIEEIDYIASTVAPGLVGCLRVGSVTARSLCILHSKPFLGIHHLEGHLSSILFSENYPKKSFLTLLVSGGHTELIKVEDRRGMQRLGKSFDDAAGEAFDKVGRLLGLSYPGGPAIEKIAKNGDPMKFNLPKCKISDKKGGFLKYDFSFSGLKTAVLRLVEKINLDGKTIPVPDIAASFERVVAEVLVERTIRCAEDHRLDNVVVVGGVAANNTLRKMMISEASKKSIKVHLAPLNLCTDNAAMIGAAALFRIKFKEHLSSLRLGVSGRLSIEQANSLYEEIPPF, translated from the coding sequence ATGCGCAAAGTTTTAGCTATTGAAACAAGTTGTGATGAGACATCTGTCTCAATAGTGTCCAATATTGGTGATACTTTCAAAATTCATTCAAATATTATCGCATCTCAAATTGAAGATCATTCAAAATGGGGAGGAGTTGTTCCTGAACTTGCAGCGAGAAAACACTTGGAGTTATTACCTTTTGTTTTAGAAAAGGCTTTAACAGAATCAAAAATTAAAATTGAGGAAATTGATTATATTGCATCAACTGTAGCTCCTGGATTGGTTGGTTGTTTAAGAGTTGGTTCTGTAACTGCAAGATCTCTTTGTATATTGCATTCAAAGCCATTTTTAGGAATTCATCATTTGGAGGGACATTTATCTTCAATTTTATTTTCAGAAAACTATCCAAAGAAATCTTTCCTTACTTTACTTGTAAGTGGCGGACATACTGAACTGATAAAGGTTGAAGACAGAAGGGGAATGCAAAGGCTTGGGAAAAGCTTTGATGATGCCGCTGGAGAAGCCTTTGATAAAGTTGGAAGATTATTAGGTCTTAGTTATCCAGGAGGTCCGGCAATTGAAAAGATTGCTAAAAATGGAGACCCGATGAAATTTAATTTACCAAAATGTAAGATTTCTGATAAAAAGGGTGGATTCCTTAAATATGATTTCTCTTTTAGTGGTCTAAAAACAGCTGTATTAAGATTAGTTGAGAAAATAAATTTAGATGGAAAGACTATCCCAGTTCCTGATATCGCCGCAAGTTTTGAGAGAGTGGTGGCAGAGGTATTGGTTGAGAGAACTATAAGATGTGCCGAAGATCATAGATTGGATAATGTTGTTGTAGTTGGTGGAGTAGCTGCTAATAATACATTAAGAAAAATGATGATTAGTGAAGCTAGTAAAAAATCTATTAAAGTTCATTTAGCTCCTCTGAATCTTTGTACAGATAATGCGGCGATGATTGGAGCAGCTGCCTTGTTCAGGATCAAATTTAAGGAGCATTTAAGTTCTCTTAGATTAGGTGTCTCAGGAAGACTATCAATTGAACAAGCAAATTCCCTTTATGAAGAAATCCCCCCTTTTTAA